In a genomic window of Pelotomaculum thermopropionicum SI:
- a CDS encoding hypothetical membrane protein has protein sequence MQERGLIVKLKNKTCIVLTPQGEYREVPLPGNGPVRAGQEIRLEKKEFRPYLNLKHFVAAALLLVFVLAWQLYTGRVPAAAAYLTIDINPSMELAVSAGRKVVSASALNGDGEKILSKVAVRGRMVDEAVEAIVARAVAENYLAKGSDNVILATLTVAENAEPVADLVSICEAIKKPLDSGGVDAEVIIEPVRPELRQEAASSGLSTGRYLLLQKSGKKGVPVSIGEISTKSLGELEKEKKFSIADLLAESGAETERENSAIKGEGREKAGGKGIYMRRSKANDNQDDNWKGEEKAFAPGKVRQTGKDEAGRSPEPAGGIKRREEEKKDDPVNRDKKGKAKDEDRLE, from the coding sequence GACTGATTGTTAAATTGAAAAACAAAACCTGCATTGTGCTGACTCCCCAGGGAGAATACCGGGAGGTACCCCTGCCCGGAAACGGGCCGGTCAGGGCAGGGCAGGAAATACGCCTGGAGAAAAAGGAATTCCGCCCCTATTTAAATCTAAAGCATTTTGTGGCTGCCGCGTTATTGCTTGTTTTCGTCCTTGCCTGGCAACTCTATACGGGGCGGGTTCCGGCGGCTGCAGCGTACCTCACCATTGACATAAACCCCAGCATGGAACTCGCGGTTTCAGCCGGCAGGAAGGTTGTTTCTGCCAGCGCGCTTAACGGCGACGGCGAAAAAATCCTTTCAAAGGTGGCGGTGAGGGGGCGGATGGTGGACGAGGCGGTTGAGGCCATTGTTGCCCGGGCTGTAGCGGAAAACTACCTGGCGAAGGGATCGGACAATGTTATCCTGGCCACGCTGACCGTTGCTGAAAATGCAGAGCCGGTGGCGGATCTGGTCTCGATTTGCGAGGCTATTAAAAAGCCGCTTGATTCAGGCGGGGTGGATGCCGAGGTTATAATTGAGCCAGTCAGGCCGGAATTGCGCCAGGAAGCCGCCAGCTCAGGGCTTTCTACCGGAAGGTACCTCCTTTTGCAGAAGTCGGGGAAAAAGGGCGTACCGGTCAGTATTGGCGAAATCAGCACAAAGAGCCTGGGCGAGCTGGAAAAAGAAAAGAAGTTTTCAATTGCCGATCTGCTGGCAGAATCCGGGGCGGAAACTGAGCGGGAAAACAGCGCCATTAAGGGGGAGGGCAGGGAAAAAGCCGGCGGGAAGGGCATCTACATGCGGCGCAGCAAAGCAAATGATAACCAGGATGACAACTGGAAAGGCGAGGAAAAAGCTTTTGCTCCCGGCAAGGTCCGGCAGACCGGTAAAGATGAAGCTGGCAGATCGCCGGAGCCTGCCGGCGGGATAAAAAGAAGAGAAGAGGAAAAGAAGGACGATCCTGTTAACCGGGACAAGAAAGGCAAGGCAAAGGATGAAGATAGGCTGGAATAG